TTGAAGTATTACCTAAATTAACTGCCGCTGTAAAAGCTTTGAACTAAATTAAACTGCATAACTTCGAGAGCCTTTCTAGCAAAGCTGGAAAGGCTTTTTAGTTTTCATCAGCTTCACGTCTAACATTCAAAACTCTTTGAAGCCAAGCTGCCTTTAAATCCTTTTCTTCCGCAAGTTCTTCATTTGACTTCTCGTATCTTCCTAAGTTTTTCAAATCTGGCTGACCAGCATCTACCCAGCAAGTGAACCAAAAATCCGCTATAGTTTTTACCGACGACTTCATTCGGCGTTCAACTTGATTGTTAAGCATTTCATGATACCGAGTTGAAAATGGTCTTGAGTAATTTCTAATTGTAATTCCACTTCTTTCCTCTACTGTGAACTTCTTATCACTAGGAAAAGCATTTGTTAATTCCATTTCAAATGAGAGCACAGAATCCAATGCCGCATGAGACTCAAGAACCACTTCCCAAATACGATTTTGTGGTTTTTCAATATATTCAGCTGGGCCAACCCAAAACTCATACTCCTTTGAGAAAAGTTCAGGTAAGCGAGACTCCCAAAAACCATGAATACCAACTTGATTGGTGAGCTGACCATTGTAATTCTCTGTGGTATGCAAGGGAACGTGTGCATCGGCAATGTAATGCCCTAAATCCGCCGACAACCTCAAAATAGCCTTGGCATCTTTTTTTACGAATGCTTGAGTAAGCTGATATTTCATAAAATTGACATGCCAAGGAACAATTCCATAGGCATTTAATGTATCCTCGGTATACTTTTCAACTGCTTTTTGCCAAGACAGACTTCGTAGGTCTTTTTGAACACTATCTGGATATATATCTAAATCAATATAGTGCCTCGGAGCTTCACCCTCTACCGCATACCTCCTGCGATCTGGATTTACTGCATTTTCTTTGATATAATCTATATTGGATTTATAAAAACCAATCATCTCGGCAGGCAAAGAGAAAATTGCCAATCTATTTATCTCCTGATGAGCATAAAATCCCCAGTTAGAGACAAAGCTGCCAAAAATCAAACAAAAAATCACTCCTAAAAGAAATCTTTTCATATTGTATCAAAAATCGCTAAAGCATTCTAAAAAAGCAATTTAGGGCAAAAAAAAAGAGCTCAAAATGTGTTAGTTTAAAAAATCATTGAACAATTTTCGTCAAGCCTTACAATTTTTCCATAATCTTCTTATCTTTGCAGCCCAATTGAAAAGAAATAAGTTTAAAATATTTATATAGATGGCAAATCATAAGTCAGCATTAAAGAGAATCAGATCAAACGAAGCTAAGCGTTTAAGAAATAAGTTTCAGCACAAGAGCACTAGAACTGCAGTAAGAAAATTGAGAGCATCAACTGATAAAGCTGAAGCTACAACTCAATTGAGAACTGTTTCTTCTATGCTTGATAAGCTTGCACGCAGAAATGTAATCCATAAGAACAAAGCAGCTAACTTAAAGTCTTCTTTGACTAAGCTTGTGAACGCAATTGCTTAATAGCAATTCATAAATAATTCAAAGCCATCGATGAAAATTGATGGCTTTTTTGTTTTTTGTGCTTGAATAACCTCAATTCAATGCAGCACACAACAAACTCCAAAGCAATTACAACTTGGGCCGAAGAAGATCGACCGAGAGAAAAAATGCTCCTTAAAGGCAAACTAGCCCTGAGCGACGCTGAATTAATTGCAATCTTAATGGGCTCTGGCAATAGAGAAGAATCCGCTGTAGAACTCGCCAGAAGTATCCTATCTACTGTAAACTACGACCTTAACGAACTGGCTAAGCTAACTATAAAAGACCTTATGAAGTTTAAGGGAGTTGGTGAAGCAAAAGCAATTTCGATCATATCAGCTTTAGAACTTGGACGGAGAAGAAAAGAAAGCCAGACTGTAGAAAGACCAAAGATCACTTGCTCGCAGGACTCCTATGAAGCCCTTAAGCCTTTTATGTTAGACCTTCCACACGAAGAATTTTGGATAATCTTGCTCGATAGAAGTAACAAAGTATTAAAAATCCAGCAACTAAGTATAGGAGGGATAAGTGGTACTTTTGCTGATCCTAAACTAATTTTCAAATTGGCAATTGAAAACCTTTCATCTGCAATCATCTTAGCCCACAACCACCCTTCTGGAGAATTAAGGCCAAGTCAGCAGGACCTCAAATTGACCAAGAACTTAGTAGAAGCAGGCAAATTACTTGAAATAAATGTGATCGATCACATCATATTTACAAATGACAAATACCTCAGTATGAACGACAAAGGCATAATGACATGAGCGGATTCACAGAAATAGACAGATTGAAAATGGACGAACTCCTCAAACTTGATACTACGGAAATCGTAGATATTAGAGAGAATTGGGAATTTAAAGATTTTAATATTGGAGGCATTAACGTTCCTGCTCACGAACTCAATGAGTACAAAGAGACAATGGAAAAGTTTGAAAACTTAATCGTTGTGTGCTCCAATGGAACAAGAAGCAGTATTGTAGCTAGAGTATTGGCGAAGAAACTTCCCAATACAAATATCTACCACCTAGAAGAGGGTATTTTTTAGTAGTTACGGTCTTTCTTAACCAACCACTTACCAATTAAAAATGCTCCTGTAAGTAGAGTAACGAAGAATAATATTGGTAACCAAGTAGGGAATTGATAATCGAACATATAGTTTTTACTGTTTTGCTAATGCAAAAATAAAACATCCCTTTAATTAATAAGCCTTATTCTGCTTATATTTTACAATTTCTTCTGCAATGGAAAGGGCATTGGGTGTATCACTATGAATACATAGACTTTCGGCATGAATTTCATAAGTTTTCCCATCTAAACCAATGATTGAACTATGCTCAGTTATTTGTATGTACTGTTCTAAAACTTCTTTAGGGTCAGAAATCATACTACCAACCGAAGAACGGGAGACCAAAGTTCTTTCATTTTGATATCTCCTATCCAAAAAAGCTTCAGGTATAATGGAAACTTCAGACTTAAAACCTGCCAAAAGCATAATAGGTACTTGCCAGTTCAATTCGTTCATGG
This portion of the Spirosomataceae bacterium TFI 002 genome encodes:
- a CDS encoding SSU ribosomal protein S20P, which encodes MANHKSALKRIRSNEAKRLRNKFQHKSTRTAVRKLRASTDKAEATTQLRTVSSMLDKLARRNVIHKNKAANLKSSLTKLVNAIA
- a CDS encoding DNA replication and repair protein RadC, which gives rise to MQHTTNSKAITTWAEEDRPREKMLLKGKLALSDAELIAILMGSGNREESAVELARSILSTVNYDLNELAKLTIKDLMKFKGVGEAKAISIISALELGRRRKESQTVERPKITCSQDSYEALKPFMLDLPHEEFWIILLDRSNKVLKIQQLSIGGISGTFADPKLIFKLAIENLSSAIILAHNHPSGELRPSQQDLKLTKNLVEAGKLLEINVIDHIIFTNDKYLSMNDKGIMT
- a CDS encoding Rhodanese-related sulfurtransferase → MSGFTEIDRLKMDELLKLDTTEIVDIRENWEFKDFNIGGINVPAHELNEYKETMEKFENLIVVCSNGTRSSIVARVLAKKLPNTNIYHLEEGIF